Proteins from a genomic interval of Siniperca chuatsi isolate FFG_IHB_CAS linkage group LG10, ASM2008510v1, whole genome shotgun sequence:
- the LOC122882444 gene encoding follitropin subunit beta-like isoform X1 → MSSMPSLVLKCMLLCSLMGGTTCACALKNHTLWIERHDCDQCVAINTTICSGYCYTQDTNLRGRFGRTFVIQRSCVPLSLVYRVARVPGCPQDVNAQLYYPAARRCSCRRCDARTHHCIRTSRISYFDRCTMTLSSSSVKSQTQPASET, encoded by the exons ATGTCAAG CATGCCTTCGTTAGTGTTGAAATGCATGCTGCTGTGCTCGCTGATGGGTGGAACGACGTGTGCCTGTGCGCTGAAGAATCATACCTTATGGATTGAGAGGCATGACTGTGACCAGTGTGTGGCCATCAACACCACTATCTGCAGTGGCTACTGTTACACACAg GACACCAATTTGAGGGGACGGTTTGGGAGGACCTTCGTTATCCAGCGCAGCTGTGTGCCTCTTTCCCTGGTGTACCGAGTCGCCCGTGTGCCAGGCTGCCCTCAGGATGTCAACGCACAGCTGTATTATCCTGCTGCCCGCCGTTGCAGCTGCAGGCGCTGTGACGCACGCACACACCACTGTATCCGCACCAGCCGAATCTCATATTTTGACCGATGCACCATGACccttagcagcagcagcgtgaagAGCCAGACCCAGCCCGCTTCGGAAACCTGA
- the LOC122882425 gene encoding mitochondrial glutamate carrier 1-like: protein MAQQQQISLPAKLINGGIAGMVGVTCVFPIDLAKTRLQNQRSGQQLYKSMMDCLIKTVKSEGYFGMYRGAAVNLTLVTPEKAIKLAANDFFRHQLSKDGGRLTVVKEMLAGCCAGMCQVIVTTPMEMLKIQLQDAGRLAAQQRVMPCVVTALKMGGTSAVLSRSYNTSPAPQVMRVSATQITRELLRTKGVTGLYRGLGATLMRDIPFSVVYFPLFAHLHQLGQRSSEDPSVPFYWSFMSGCLAGSMAAVTVSPCDVVKTRLQSLRKGANEETYNGVVDCVRKILRKEGPGAFLKGAGCRALVIAPLFGIAQVVYFVGVGECLLGYTPYNIYSA, encoded by the exons ATGGCCCAGCAACAGCAGATTAG CCTCCCAGCCAAATTGATCAATGGAGGGATTGCAGGCATGGTAGGAGTCACCTGTGTGTTCCCAATTGACCTGGCCAAGACCCGCCTGCAGAACCAACGCAGTGGGCAGCAACTCTACAAGAGCAT GATGGATTGCCTAATAAAGACTGTTAAATCTGAAGGCTACTTTGGCATGTACAGAG GTGCTGCAGTAAATCTCACCCTGGTAACCCCAGAGAAAGCCATCAAACTAGCTGCTAATGACTTCTTCCGCCACCAGTTGAGCAAAGATGG TGGCAGGTTGACGGTGGTCAAGGAGATGTTGGCAGGATGCTGTGCAGGAATGTGCCAGGTCATTGTCACCACACCCATGGAGATGCTCAAAATCCAGCTGCAGGATGCTGGCAGGCTAG CGGCCCAGCAGAGAGTGATGCCTTGTGTTGTAACGGCTCTGAAGATGGGGGGGACCAGTGCTGTTCTTAGCCGTTCCTACAACACCAGCCCTGCGCCTCAAGTCATGCGAGTGTCTGCCACACAGATCACCAGAGAGCTGCTGAGGACTAAAGGAGTCACAGGACTGTACAGGGGACTTGGAGCCACATTGATGAG GGACATTCCGTTCTCTGTTGTGTACTTCCCTCTTTTTGCACATCTGCACCAGCTCGGTCAGCGTTCATCTGAAGACCCATCTGTGCCCTTCTATTGGTCCTTTATGTCTGGCTGCTTGGCTGGATCCATGGCTGCTGTGACTGTCAGCCCTTGCGACG TGGTCAAGACAAGGCTACAATCACTCAGAAAAGGAGCTAATGAGGAAACCTACAACGGAGTGGTGGACTGTGTCAG AAAGATCCTGAGAAAGGAGGGTCCCGGAGCGTTCCTCAAGGGGGCCGGTTGCCGGGCCCTGGTTATTGCGCCACTCTTTGGCATTGCCCAGGTTGTGTACTTTGTAGGAGTTGGAGAGTGCTTACTGGGGTACACCCCCTACAACATCTACTCTGCATAA
- the LOC122882444 gene encoding follitropin subunit beta-like isoform X2 — MPSLVLKCMLLCSLMGGTTCACALKNHTLWIERHDCDQCVAINTTICSGYCYTQDTNLRGRFGRTFVIQRSCVPLSLVYRVARVPGCPQDVNAQLYYPAARRCSCRRCDARTHHCIRTSRISYFDRCTMTLSSSSVKSQTQPASET, encoded by the exons ATGCCTTCGTTAGTGTTGAAATGCATGCTGCTGTGCTCGCTGATGGGTGGAACGACGTGTGCCTGTGCGCTGAAGAATCATACCTTATGGATTGAGAGGCATGACTGTGACCAGTGTGTGGCCATCAACACCACTATCTGCAGTGGCTACTGTTACACACAg GACACCAATTTGAGGGGACGGTTTGGGAGGACCTTCGTTATCCAGCGCAGCTGTGTGCCTCTTTCCCTGGTGTACCGAGTCGCCCGTGTGCCAGGCTGCCCTCAGGATGTCAACGCACAGCTGTATTATCCTGCTGCCCGCCGTTGCAGCTGCAGGCGCTGTGACGCACGCACACACCACTGTATCCGCACCAGCCGAATCTCATATTTTGACCGATGCACCATGACccttagcagcagcagcgtgaagAGCCAGACCCAGCCCGCTTCGGAAACCTGA